The segment GTTTCAATAGGTCAATCAAAAAGTCATCCCGTCGCTGCTCCAGTGTTGCTATGGAGTGTCCTGCTGTTTGGGATTCGCATCCTTCAACAATTTTTTCGGTTAGTGCTTCCGTTAACTCAGGGGCTTCAAGTCGGGTCCAGGGGAACTTTAAGGCTGGACCGAATTGTTTCAGCATATGACGCATCCCCTCTTCCCCGCCAGCCAAATGGAAAGTGAGGAAAGGACCCATCAATGCCCAACGTAAGCCGGCCCCGTATACGATGGCCGCATCCACCTCTTCTGTAGTGGCCACACCGTCATTCACAACATGCAATGCTTCACGCCAAAGAGCTTCTATCAAACGGTCTGCTACATGACCTTCGATCTCCCGTGATACCAACAAAGGCTTCATATTAATCGACTGATAAAATTCCCGGGCTCTGTTGATGACATCGGTCGAGGTATCCTTACCTCCCACCAGTTCCACAAGAGGAAGCAAATAAACGGGGTTAAAAGGATGAGCCACGATCACACGTTCTGGATGTTTGCAGCTTTTTTGCAAGGTACTGGGCATAAAACCGGAAGTACTTGAGGAGA is part of the Kroppenstedtia pulmonis genome and harbors:
- a CDS encoding L-carnitine dehydrogenase — translated: MITKPIKQITVVGTGVIGNGWIARFLSHGYDVVATDPDPNSEKKVRQAIELAWPSLEKLGLVASASLDRIYFEPNLKKAVAEADLIQENAPEREELKQRLLSDISSAARPDAIISSSTSGFMPSTLQKSCKHPERVIVAHPFNPVYLLPLVELVGGKDTSTDVINRAREFYQSINMKPLLVSREIEGHVADRLIEALWREALHVVNDGVATTEEVDAAIVYGAGLRWALMGPFLTFHLAGGEEGMRHMLKQFGPALKFPWTRLEAPELTEALTEKIVEGCESQTAGHSIATLEQRRDDFLIDLLKLLEKYWPAANLNKNM